In Stomoxys calcitrans chromosome 2, idStoCalc2.1, whole genome shotgun sequence, the following proteins share a genomic window:
- the LOC106084709 gene encoding ubiquitin carboxyl-terminal hydrolase 44 isoform X1: protein MDSNIATSFHAYHTQCDKITVCMACQEKASLWACLSCAYVGCSRQKKGHITYHYKNTKHKLTMDLQHSLIWDFERKCFLDKNYCPKTASKKTPAEVEECKCPVCHYHQIPKMTNTQEVTTCMSCELRTDLWLCLQCNHIGCGRHQRGHALNHYNTSQHGEVMHLRSFSIWNYNEGEFVHRPYNGQAESKQMVSPTTVNTNATTNANANTNTNANTNANPNANTNTKANTNANANANMNTNSNDNDLVMEQMQDGFEERIAYLEHEWKNFGKLKETNRQMISVEQRLIALSEEKKLLEGKLREHDTKLNELLNQFKEANLNPLPSPSKLDNRFEFPLSPSTCCSVTGRSSDSKPLISFSVSDNLEQTQLIILFILLLFFYHFVNLFVQAVAGKA, encoded by the exons ATGGATTCCAATATAGCAACTAGTTTCCACGCTTATCACACACAATGTGATAAGATCACAGTTTGCATGGCTTGTCAGGAGAAAGCTTCATTGTGGGCTTGTTTATCATGTGCCTATGTCGGTTGTTCGCGCCAGAAGAAGGGCCACATAACTTATCattacaaaaacacaaaacataaGCTGACAATGGATTTGCAACATAGCCTAATTTGGGACTttgaaagaaaatgttttttggaCAAAAACT ATTGCCCAAAGACTGCCAGTAAAAAAACCCCTGCTGAGGTTGAAGAATGTAAATGTCCTGTTTGTCATTACCATCAGATACCGAAAATGACAAACACTCAGGAGGTAACCACTTGTATGTCATGCGAATTAAGAACCGATCTATGGTTATGCCTTCAATGCAATCACATAGGATGTGGACGTCATCAACGTGGCCATGCCCTTAATCATTACAATACCAGCCAACATGGTGAAGTAATGCATTTGCGAAGTTTCAGCATTTGGAATTATAATGAAGGAGAATTTGTTCATCGGCCTTACAATGGGCAAGCGGAATCAAAGCAAATGGTATCGCCTACTACGGTCAACACCAACGCCACCACCAACGCCAACGCCAATACCAACACCAACGCCAACACCAACGCCAACCCCAAcgccaacaccaacaccaaagCCAACACCAACGCCAACGCCAATGCCAACATGAACACTAACTCCAATGACAATGATCTTGTTATGGAACAAATGCAAGACGGATTTGAAGAACGCATTGCCTATTTGGAACATGAGTGGAAAAACTTTGGCAAATTAAAGGAAACCAATCGTCAAATGATATCTGTGGAACAACGCCTAATAGCATTGAGTGAGGAGAAGAAATTGTTGGAAGGCAAATTACGGGAGCATGACACCAA ATTAAATGAGCTGCTTAATCAATTCAAGGAAGCCAATCTAAATCCTCTACCTTCACCCTCAAAACTGGACAATCGATTTGAGTTTCCTTTATCACCCTCCACCTGCTGCAGCGTTACTGGCCGTTCCAGTGACAGCAAGCCCTTGATATCCTTCTCTGTTTCGGACAATCTAGAACAGACTCAATTgataatattatttattttacttttatttttctatCACTTTGTAAATCTCTTTGTTCAAGCCGTTGCGGGAAAGGCCTAA
- the LOC106084709 gene encoding BRCA1-associated protein isoform X2: MACQEKASLWACLSCAYVGCSRQKKGHITYHYKNTKHKLTMDLQHSLIWDFERKCFLDKNYCPKTASKKTPAEVEECKCPVCHYHQIPKMTNTQEVTTCMSCELRTDLWLCLQCNHIGCGRHQRGHALNHYNTSQHGEVMHLRSFSIWNYNEGEFVHRPYNGQAESKQMVSPTTVNTNATTNANANTNTNANTNANPNANTNTKANTNANANANMNTNSNDNDLVMEQMQDGFEERIAYLEHEWKNFGKLKETNRQMISVEQRLIALSEEKKLLEGKLREHDTKLNELLNQFKEANLNPLPSPSKLDNRFEFPLSPSTCCSVTGRSSDSKPLISFSVSDNLEQTQLIILFILLLFFYHFVNLFVQAVAGKA; the protein is encoded by the exons ATGGCTTGTCAGGAGAAAGCTTCATTGTGGGCTTGTTTATCATGTGCCTATGTCGGTTGTTCGCGCCAGAAGAAGGGCCACATAACTTATCattacaaaaacacaaaacataaGCTGACAATGGATTTGCAACATAGCCTAATTTGGGACTttgaaagaaaatgttttttggaCAAAAACT ATTGCCCAAAGACTGCCAGTAAAAAAACCCCTGCTGAGGTTGAAGAATGTAAATGTCCTGTTTGTCATTACCATCAGATACCGAAAATGACAAACACTCAGGAGGTAACCACTTGTATGTCATGCGAATTAAGAACCGATCTATGGTTATGCCTTCAATGCAATCACATAGGATGTGGACGTCATCAACGTGGCCATGCCCTTAATCATTACAATACCAGCCAACATGGTGAAGTAATGCATTTGCGAAGTTTCAGCATTTGGAATTATAATGAAGGAGAATTTGTTCATCGGCCTTACAATGGGCAAGCGGAATCAAAGCAAATGGTATCGCCTACTACGGTCAACACCAACGCCACCACCAACGCCAACGCCAATACCAACACCAACGCCAACACCAACGCCAACCCCAAcgccaacaccaacaccaaagCCAACACCAACGCCAACGCCAATGCCAACATGAACACTAACTCCAATGACAATGATCTTGTTATGGAACAAATGCAAGACGGATTTGAAGAACGCATTGCCTATTTGGAACATGAGTGGAAAAACTTTGGCAAATTAAAGGAAACCAATCGTCAAATGATATCTGTGGAACAACGCCTAATAGCATTGAGTGAGGAGAAGAAATTGTTGGAAGGCAAATTACGGGAGCATGACACCAA ATTAAATGAGCTGCTTAATCAATTCAAGGAAGCCAATCTAAATCCTCTACCTTCACCCTCAAAACTGGACAATCGATTTGAGTTTCCTTTATCACCCTCCACCTGCTGCAGCGTTACTGGCCGTTCCAGTGACAGCAAGCCCTTGATATCCTTCTCTGTTTCGGACAATCTAGAACAGACTCAATTgataatattatttattttacttttatttttctatCACTTTGTAAATCTCTTTGTTCAAGCCGTTGCGGGAAAGGCCTAA
- the LOC106084708 gene encoding uncharacterized protein LOC106084708 isoform X2: MQQKVFLNLLIVLLIQKVSCSLFRIKKVECKTFDPEVVTIDLCDLGADIKHPALSVSLHLVKTPITKANFRIIVGLVTDKVPVIVLNNSWDACAFMKKRKSNRVLGRLYQTIAPYTNINHTCPYDVSCGQFRIKKLECKTFDPEVMTIDLCDLGAERKPPALSIALHMVKAPITKVNIRIIVGLVTDKVPVIVLNNSWDGCAFMKKRKTNRVFGRLYQYVAPYTNMNHTCPYNHDTYVKNLSLNQGESVVSLLTGEYMVRIEATLNGKKTLGIQTISGY, encoded by the exons ATGCAACAAAAAGTCTTCCTAAATCTACTGATTGTCCTTCTCATACAAAAG gtttcttGCAGCCTATTTAGAATTAAAAAAGTTGAGTGCAAAACCTTTGATCCTGAAGTTGTGACAATCGATTTGTGTGACTTGGGAGCCGACATTAAACATCCAGCACTGTCCGTATCATTACATTTGGTTAAGACGCCCATTACCAAGGCTAATTTTCGAATAATTGTTGGACTAGTAACGGATAAAGTTCCCGTGATTGTTCTTAATAATAGCTGGGATGCTTGTGCTTTCATGAAAAAACGAAAGTCGAATCGAGTTCTTGGCCGCCTCTATCAAACCATTGCCCCGTACACCAATATCAACCACACCTGTCCCTACGAT gtttcttGCGGCCAATTTAGGATTAAAAAACTTGAGTGCAAAACCTTTGATCCTGAAGTTATGACAATCGATTTGTGTGACTTGGGAGCCGAAAGAAAACCTCCAGCACTGTCTATAGCATTACATATGGTTAAGGCACCCATTACCAAGGTTAATATTCGAATTATTGTTGGACTGGTAACGGATAAAGTTCCCGTGATTGTTCTTAATAATAGCTGGGATGGTTGTGCTTTCatgaaaaaacgaaaaacgaaTCGAGTTTTTGGCCGCCTCTATCAATACGTCGCCCCGTACACCAACATGAACCACACCTGTCCCTATAAT cATGACACGTATGTAAAAAATCTTTCGTTGAATCAAGGAGAATCTGTTGTTTCCTTGCTTACCGGCGAGTATATGGTAAGGATTGAAGCCACATTGAATGGAAAGAAGACACTTGGAATACAAACAATATCCGGATATTAG
- the LOC106084708 gene encoding uncharacterized protein LOC106084708 isoform X1 gives MQQKVFLNLLIVLLIQKVSCSLFRIKKVECKTFDPEVVTIDLCDLGADIKHPALSVSLHLVKTPITKANFRIIVGLVTDKVPVIVLNNSWDACAFMKKRKSNRVLGRLYQTIAPYTNINHTCPYDVSCGQFRIKKLECKTFDPEVMTIDLCDLGAERKPPALSIALHMVKAPITKVNIRIIVGLVTDKVPVIVLNNSWDGCAFMKKRKTNRVFGRLYQYVAPYTNMNHTCPYNICCTFMLKSIECQTFDQDFVKFDLCELGPNSQNISAISVVIRLFKLPLKSFNLRITMSVIGSKTPMKILNNTWNACNFLKNRKSNNLLGRLYQYIAPFTNLNHSCPINHDIHIKNLTLIRGQSFLAVFTGEYLITLEATVKGKKRIKIQIISGY, from the exons ATGCAACAAAAAGTCTTCCTAAATCTACTGATTGTCCTTCTCATACAAAAG gtttcttGCAGCCTATTTAGAATTAAAAAAGTTGAGTGCAAAACCTTTGATCCTGAAGTTGTGACAATCGATTTGTGTGACTTGGGAGCCGACATTAAACATCCAGCACTGTCCGTATCATTACATTTGGTTAAGACGCCCATTACCAAGGCTAATTTTCGAATAATTGTTGGACTAGTAACGGATAAAGTTCCCGTGATTGTTCTTAATAATAGCTGGGATGCTTGTGCTTTCATGAAAAAACGAAAGTCGAATCGAGTTCTTGGCCGCCTCTATCAAACCATTGCCCCGTACACCAATATCAACCACACCTGTCCCTACGAT gtttcttGCGGCCAATTTAGGATTAAAAAACTTGAGTGCAAAACCTTTGATCCTGAAGTTATGACAATCGATTTGTGTGACTTGGGAGCCGAAAGAAAACCTCCAGCACTGTCTATAGCATTACATATGGTTAAGGCACCCATTACCAAGGTTAATATTCGAATTATTGTTGGACTGGTAACGGATAAAGTTCCCGTGATTGTTCTTAATAATAGCTGGGATGGTTGTGCTTTCatgaaaaaacgaaaaacgaaTCGAGTTTTTGGCCGCCTCTATCAATACGTCGCCCCGTACACCAACATGAACCACACCTGTCCCTATAAT atTTGTTGTACATTTATGTTAAAATCAATTGAATGTCAAACCTTTGACCAAGATTTTGTGAAATTCGATTTGTGTGAGCTGGGCCCAAATTCCCAAAATATTTCCGCAATATCTGTTGTAATTCGACTTTTCAAATTACCCCTGAAATCGTTTAATCTACGAATAACAATGAGTGTCATAGGATCCAAGACCCCCATGAAAATTCTTAATAATACCTGGAATGCTtgtaattttctaaaaaatcgaaaaagtaATAATTTACTAGGCcggctatatcaatacatagcACCGTTTACCAATTTAAATCACAGTTGTCCCATTAAT CATgacattcatataaaaaatctTACTTTAATACGAGGACAATCATTTTTAGCTGTATTCACTGGTGAATACCTGATAACGCTTGAGGCTACAGTGAAGGGAAAGAAAAGAATCAAAATTCAAATCATCTCTGGTTATTAa